CCCGCACTTTGCCAAACTACACGGGGTAAATTTTGGCGAATTTCTTCAAGTTGTTTTTGTTGATTTTCCCACTCAGTTAGAGACGGGTTAACTGCCAAACTTTCAGTTTCAATATTGTTAGCAGATTTCTGTTTGGCAACTGGCAATTTTTCATAATCAATATTAGCCATTTGCGCCCCAAACACAATACATTCCAACAAAGAATTACTCGCTAAACGATTAGCACCATGTACCCCCGTACTAGCAGTTTCCCCAATGGCATATAAACCAGGAATATTTGTACAGTTCATCACATCTGCAAGGATACCACCCATCCAATAATGGGCAGCAGGAGAAACAGGAATGGGTTGAGTAAAAACATCAATCCCCCAACGTTGACAAACAGCGATGATATTCGGGAAGCGGTAACGAATTTTATCAGCCGGGATAGGGCGCATATCTAACCAGACGTTTGCTGTAGCCGGGTCAGCAGCCGTTTTTTGTAAATGACTGAAAATAGCTCGACTAACCACATCTCGCGGTGCTAGTTCCCCTGCTGGGTGGTAATCAAAGGCAAAACGTCGCCCAGTATCATCCACAAGATGCGCCCCTTCACCACGCACAGCTTCACTAATCAGAAAACGTCCGGGTTTACTTAGGGCTGTGGGGTGAAACTGGACAAATTCTAAATCCCGGAGAATTGCCCCTGCCCGCCAAGCAATGGCTACACCATCACCTGTACTTACCTCTGGGTTAGTGGTTTGGGCAAAGACTTGACCACCGCCCCCAGTAGCTAAAATCACCGCCCCTGCTCTAATCCAGGTAATTTTCCCTTGATAAAATAGGCTAGTTCCCAAACATTGACCTGTTCCCGGTTCTATCCATAAACTCAGAGCTAAAGCTTGCTGAATTACTTTGATATTTTGACGACGCAGGACTTGATCTGTGAGTGTGGTGGTGACTTCTCTACCTGTGGTATCGGCTGCATGGAGAACGCGAGGACGAGAATGGGCTGCTTCTAGGGTTAAAGCCAAATTACTGTCATGACGATCAAAAGCTACGCCTAAGTTAACCAGGGATTGAATACAACTGGGGGCTTGTTCTGCGAGGAATTGCACAGCAGCGAAATCACATAAACCCGCCCCGGCTTTTAATGTGTCTTCAATATGCAGTTTGGGTGAATCTTCTGGGGCGACGGCTGCGGCTATACCACCTTGGGCCCAATCACTAGCGGAGAGAGAAACTGTTTCTTTAGTAATTAAGCCGACTTGTAACGATTCTGGTAAACATAGGGCTGTGTATAGTCCTGCTGCACCAGCGCCGACTACTAAAACATCAAATTGGTGAGGAATATCTAATAAATTCAAAATTCAAAATTACGGGTAATGGGTAATAGGTAATGGGTAATAGGTAATGGGTAATGGATTCTTCACCAATTACCAATTACCAATCACCAATTACCAATTAGGGTTATCTGTAAATACCGTTGTTAATGCGGTCGTCGCCTTCGTTGAAGTTAGGCTCGTATTCTGTCACTGTGAAGTTGACGAAGTTAGCTTGCAAACGTTCTTTTTGGGTATCGCTCAATCCTGGTAGATTTAATACGTCTTCTACTTTTTCGTAGGGAGCATTAGCGATAATTTTCTTAGCCAAGGTGGGATACAGTCCAGGAAACTGTTGGAAAGCGGCGATATTGGTATTATTCAAATCAATTTTTTTACCAAAATCCGTTCCTAGCTTCATATCTGCTTTGTTTTGACGGGCAACTGCTAATACAGGAACTTGATTGTCAGCAAAGCTATTGAAACTAAGAGCTTGGGCTGTCTGGGTAGTTCCCAACATTCCCCAGCAACCTAGTAACAATGTGAACGCAGTTAATAAACGCACCAATCCTTTCACGATTTTTTACCTCTTTTTTGCAAACAATAATAAAATTTTGCAGCCAAAAGCTAGGAACTATAGGGCATAAGCCAGAAGTTTGGGGAGGTTAGAGCAGTTTCTTTTCTAACTTAATCCTGATTTCTTCATGGTTTAGCTTTATGGTTTAAGCTTGAGAGCTTGCACAACAGTCATCAAAAACTAATATACAGCGTATTAATATCCATAATATTTACTACTATGTGGTTTGATTTGACTTTTGCCAAAAATCTGACCTAACAGCACTTTTGCGCCCATTTTCGGTATTTACCTGCATTGATGGGAATTTTATGCTAGAACCGCTGCTAGTAAGAAGAGACTGTCTACTAGAATTGTACTCAAAACTGCACCTCCAAAGGCATACCAATGGGATTGTTTGTTGAGCAAAGAAGCTGTTCCCACTGTCATCAATATTAGGGCAAGAATGATTGCCAAGCCTACTCCCCAAGGTGTTTGGACTTGTGTTAGGGCATTTCTTAAGATTTGTGAAGCTCCTTCTGGCGCTGTTCTCATAATTTGTCGCCAATAGGGCATCAAATCCACTAAATAAAAATAAATATCGGTTAAAACTGTTCCTAATAAAGAACCTAGATAAAACCAATTGCCAACTTTACCCCAATTCTTGGTTAAACACCATACAGCAAAGGGTAGTCCTAGTGCTTCTACGGGTATATGCCAGATTGGTTCATATCTTAACCAGCCCCAATAAATTGCTCCTGTTAACCAAGTCCAACTAAATCCAAACAATATATCTCCCCAAAGATATGTTTGGGGACTTGACATTAATCTAATACTGAACCACACCCAAAAGCCTGTTATCATTACGCTTAAAATAGGAAATGATCGCACCAAAGGGGCTTCTATAAACACTGGCACTGATACTAAAAATACTGATGCTAAAAATATTAACCAACCCTGTCGGGAAGATATCAAGTTTGGTAAAGAAGGATTTTTTAAGCTGTCATTGATCTCTAACGTGGGGTTAGTGACTGTATAGGAAGAAAATGTCTGATTAATCAAAGTTTTTAATATTTGTTACTAAACTTTACTTATCTTACAATATCATAATTGAAAATCCCCCCCTGGGGCATCTTGATTATACATGAATTTTTTATAGCCTTGGCGATTAGAAATTATGAAACTACGCAAACAAAGTCCGCGCAAGCGGACTAATAAAAGATTAAGGATTTTGCCCTTGTAGATGCAGTTTCTAACCGCCGATTTAATATTAATTTGATACTAATTAGGGATTGCATAAAAGAAAGCAAAAGCTTTGACAGATAAAGGTTTACAGTTTACTGTTTTATATGCACTAGGATCAAGTTCATCAAGCTATCTAAAATCCGCTCTTGTGATAACGGCATCATTTCTTTGCCATACAGCATTTCCTGTACCATCATATAACCCACCAGCGAACCAAAAAATATTTGCGCTGTTGCTTCTGGGTCAGTAATTCCCAATTCTGGGTGAGAAACAAAGTATTGACTCAGTAAATGTCGTCCTCGCTGAATGACAGTTTGAGTATAAAGTTTTGCTAATTCTGGAAACCGTTCTGATTCAGTGATAATAATGCGGAATAGTGCTAAATAATCAGGATTTCCCGCCACTTTCATCAAATAAGTTTCTGCTACTTCTCTTAGTAAAATTGCGGGTTCACCATGCAATTCTCTCGTACAAAATATACTACTAAAATTAGCTATTGTCACCCGTTCTATTAATGCTTTAAACAGTCCTTCCTTATCTTGAAAGTGACTGTATATAGTTTGCTTGGAAACTCCTGCTTCTGTGCTTACTCCGTCCATACTTGTTCCAGCATAACCATCTTTTAAGAAGATCCGCATAGCCCCTTGTAGGATTTGCTCTTGTTTTTGAGTTATCGCAGGTAGGGAAAATAATGTTTCCAATTCAAAAGTGGAATTTTTCGACATAGATTTTAGATTTTTATAGTAGAGACGTTCCATGAAACGTCTTGTGCATTTATTAATGAAAGTAAAATTTTTGCATACTTCTTGCGATATCATACCATACCGTCTAGTATGATATTTAAACTAGATATTTCTAGGGTGCTATCATGTCTCAGACTCTACCAACATCTTCCGATAGTTTTACTAATGTTCCCATACCACCATCTAAGCAGCAGAAGGGTAAAAAACTAATTCCTTTGTTGTTGGGGTTGTTGGTTGTCGGAGGAGGAATTAGTTATGTAGTGTGGCGTAATCAACCTCAAACTTCAATAAATATACTTAAATTAAGTGGCAGAATTGAGGGTTACGAAACGGAAATTGGGGTTAAGCGTTCAGGCAGAATTGAGTCAGTTGCTTTGAGAGAAGGGGCTTATGTCAAAAAAGGACAGGAATTAGTTAAGCTGGATGACAGTAATGATCAACTGTTACAAGAACAATTAAGAGGCAGTGAAGCACGGGTAACATCTGCACAATCTGATGAACAACAAGCGATCGCAGATGTGGATAGAGTGCAAAGTGAACTTGAACAAATTAATAGTCAAATTACTGAAGCAAAACTCAATTTACAGCAGTCTCAAGGGGATACCCAAGGACGAATTCAACAGGCTAAATCTAACGTTGCAGCAGCCAAAGCGCAACTATTGCAAGCACAAGCCCAAATTAAGCAAACAGAGGCAGAAGTAAAATTAGCGAGAATAAACCGCGATCGCTATACCCAGCTTATCAAAGAAGGTGCTATTAATCAACAACAATTTGACCAATCACAAACCACATTAGATACAGTCATAGCCACCCTAGAAGCCCGACAAGCAGCAGTAAATGCAGCAAGAGAACAATTAAGTGCTATCCAAGGGGCATTAACTCAAACTCAAACCACAGGCTTCAATCCTGGTATTCGCAATGCCCAATTAGAAGCATTAAGCCGCAAAAAAGATCAGAGTTTTGCTCAAATGAAATCTGCTCAGGCTAAAGTCAGATCGGCTCATGGTAAAGTTAGGGATGCTTTAGCATCAAAACAACAAATTTTCACCCAGATAGAAGATTCTAAAAAAGATTTAAATGTTGTTAGTCCTTTAGATGGGGTAATAACTGCCCGCAGTGTTGAACCTGGTACAGTAGTGAATAATCAAACTAAGATTTTAACAATAGTTGATCCCAAAAATATATATCTGCGGGGTTTTATTCCTGAAGGTGATATTGGTAAAGTTAGATTAGGACAAACTACTAAAATTTTTCTTGATTCTGCACCTGAAAAACCGCTAATTGGTAAGGTTATTTCTATTGATCCTCAAGCTTCTTTTACACCAGAAAATATTTATTTCCAAAAAGATCGGGTGAGACAAGTCATAGGAGTTCGCATTCAAGTGGAAAATCCTCAAGGTTGTTTTAATCCTGAAAATCCTTATAAAGAGTCAGATTTACCTTGTGCCAAGGTTGGGATGCCGGCAGATGCAGAAATTAAGTTACAGTGAAAAATATGGATTAAATGAACCACGAAGGAGCGAAGGACACGAAGGAAGAAAAGAAGAAGAAGAAGAAGAAGAGAATTAATTTTTTATTGGTAATGGCATGGGAGTTAAAAATTTAGAGATTCAATGTTATGAATAATTACCAAACGGAAGCTATTAAGGTTAGTAATTTACATAAACATTATGGTAAGTTGGCGGCTGTTAAAGGTATTAATTTTACTGTTTATAAGGGCGAAATGTTTGGATTAATTGGTCCTGATGGTGCAGGTAAAACTACTAGCTTTCATATTTTAGGTGGTGTAATGGAAGCAACTGCTGGGGAAGTTTTGGTATATGGTCAACCTGCTAGAGATGCACGTTTAATTACTGGCTATTTAACACAACAATTTTCTCTATATTTGGATTTGAGTATTGATGAAAATTTGCGTTATGCTGGGGGTTTGCGACAAGTTCCTGATGATTTATTATGGGAACGTCGTCATAAATATCTGACTTTAATGAGTTTAGAACAATTTGGCGATAGCTTGGCGGGTGAATTATCAGGAGGTATGAAACAAAAGCTGGCTTTATGTTGTGCTTTGGTTTCTCAACCGCAAGTTCTCTTATTAGATGAACCTACTACGGGTGTTGACCCAGTTTCTCGGCGAGAATTTTGGGATGTGTTAGCAGAATTATCAGCCCAAGGGATGACAATTGTGGTAGCTACACCCTATCTAGATGAGGCTGAACGCTGTCATCGGGTGGCATTAATGTATAGTGGTCAAATTCATGAAATTGGTACTCCAGCCGCATTACGAGCCAATTTAGGCTTGCATCGTTTAGAGGTAAAAACTGCAAATTTGGAAATGAGTGAGCAAATTCTCTTGCAGAATTTACATACAAATATAGTTGATGTGCAGACTTTTGGCGATCGCTTGGATGTCTTAGTAGAAGATATAACTATTGGTGAAAACCAAGTAAATGAATTATTAAAACCACATCATCCTACTATTGAACACGGTGAACCTACTTTAGAAAATGTCTTTGTTACCCGTCTTAGACAACAAGGTTCTGCACCACCATTTTTACAATTTCCCCGTTCTCGTGGTGGAAATAAAAATAAAGAATTAGAGAATGAGATTAATAGAGAAACAAATTCTTCCCAATTACCAATTACCAATTACCAATTACCATCTTCACAAATTGCTATTTATGCGAAAAATCTCCATCGTGCATTTGGTAAATTTCAAGCAGTTAAAAGTGTCAATATCGAAGTCCGTTATGGTGAAATATTTGGTCTTTTAGGTGCAAATGGTGCAGGGAAAACCACCACAATTAAAATGTTATGTGGATTGTTAGCAGCTAGTGGAGGAGAAATTTCTTTAGGTGGAGAAACCGGAAATTTGCGAAGTGCAGAATTAAGAAAACGCATTGGTTATATGAGTCAAAAATTTACCCTATATGACGACTTAACAATTCTGCAAAACCTAGAATTTTATAGTGGTGTTTATAGTGTTCCCCGTAAACTTAGACAAGAAAAAATTGATTGGGTAATATCTACTTGTGGGTTAGAAGGACAAGAAAATATGCTGACGGGACAATTACCAGGAGGTTGGAAACAACGAGTTGCTTTTGGGGCTTCAGTTATGCACGAACCCGATATTTTATTTTTAGACGAACCAACATCTGGAGTAGACCCTTTAGCACGTCGTCAATTTTGGAAACTAATTAATGATTTTGCGCGAAATGGTACAGCCATTTTAGTCACAACTCATTATTTAGAAGAAGCCGAACAGTGTAACCGCATGAGTTTTATGGTAGCTGGAGAAATTGCTGCGGAAGGTTCATCCAGTTATATTAAATCTTCCCAACCAGGAAAACTTATAGAAATAATTGTTAATCAAAATCAAGCGGCTTCAAAACTATTGAAACAACAATTTGATGCTTGGAGAGTTTCCATTTTTGCTAATAGTTTACATATTGTTCTCGACAATCCAGAAACAGAAATTCCCCAAGTAATACAGCTTTTAGAATCAGCCAATTTTATAGTTCAATCCATTCGTCCTATTCCTTTTTCCTTAGAAGATGCTTTTATTGGTATTGTTCAGAGAGTTGGTAATAATTAAAAATTCAGTTTATGTAGGTTGGGTAGAGGAACGAAACCCAACACAATTTAAAAAAATGTTGGGTTTCACTTCGTTCTACCCAACCTACAATTTTTAATAACCAAAATTATGAAAAGAATTATTTCTCAGTGTATTAAAGAACTATCTCAATTTAGACGAGATAAATTAACATTAGCATTAGCATTTTTATTGCCATTTATGACACTGTTAATTTTTGGTTTTGCTACCAGATTAGAAAGTAAAGATATTCCTTTAGTTGTCCAGGATTTTGACCGAACAAACTTGAGTAGTAGCTATATTGAAAAATTATATGCCACCAATCAATTTATTCCTAAAGAATGGTCAGGAGGAAACCCAGCCCGAGACGCTATTGATAGAGGTATTGCCAAAGTAGCGGTAATTATTCCTCCCGAATTTAGTCGAGATATTAAAGCTCATAAACCAACTACAGTACAAGTTTTAATTGATGCCACAGATGTTAATAATGCCCGTGTAATTAGAGGAAGTATTCAACGAGTTACTAATTTCTTTATGCAAACAGAAGGACTTTTACCAGCTACCAAAAGAATTACAGCTAGAATCCGTTTATGGTTTAATCCTGGTAGATTAGAATCTTTATATATTGTTCCCGGAGTATATGGCGTAATTTTGTGGATTTTTCCATCTTTACTCACAGCAATTGCTATGGTGCGAGAAAAAGAAAAAGGGACAATTTTACAAGTTTATGCTTCTAGTATTAGTGCTACAGAGCTGTTATTAGGTAAAGGTATGGCTTATCTATTAATTGCCATAACTGAGGCATTAATTGTGATCGGATTAGGATCAATTATTTTTAAAGTATACTTGGTTAATAACCCGATTACTTTATTATTAGGAACTCTAATATTTCTCATAGATAGCGTTATGTTTGGTTTGCTAGTTGGAGTCCGTAGCAATAACCAAAATTCTGCCGTCCAAATTATTTCTCTGGTGGGTTTTATTACTTCTTTGTTATTGTCTGGTTTTATTTATCCCCTCAACAATATTCCTTTTCCTCTTTCACTTGTAACTAATGTAGTTCCTGCCCGTTATTATATTAATATTACTCGTGATGCTTTTTTGCGGGGTACGGGTTGGACAGGAGTTTGGTTTGATTTCCTCATGCTAACAGTTTTAGGCTGGATATTTTTTAACGTCTCCCGGCGAATTTTAAGTAAAATGCAAATTAGTCAGTAGTCAGTAGTCAGTAGTCAGTTGTCAGTTGTCAGTTGTCAGTTGTCAGTTGTCAGTTGTCAGTTGTCAGTTGTCAGTTGTCAGAAAGAGTAGTCAGTTGTCAGTTGTCAGTTGTCAGTTGTCAGTTGTCAGTTGTCAGTTGTCAGTTGTCAGAAAGAATGGAATTTCTCCTCTGCTCCAACAACTATTTTGAACACCAACATACTTAGTGTGCAAGCTATTTTTATAAATTAGACTTTAGTTCTAGTTAGTTCAATACTGATTTTGCCGCTAAAATCAGGAATAGGTGCAGCGGGTTTAGTGAGAATAACTTGTACTTGATTAATGCTGTCGCTATCCTCTAAAATACTATCAGCTATAGCCCCAGCTAGTCTTTCCACCAATGCAAACTTCGAGGTTTTTAGCAAATTTTGAACTAAACTAATGATGCGCCGATAATCTATAGTATCTTCAATATTATCCGTTTTAGCTGGACCAGAAAGATCCAACCATAATTTCACGTCTACCTCAAACCATTGCCCTAACACCTGTTCTTCCGGTAAAAACCCAGTATAACCGTAGCCACGAATTCCTGTTAAATGAATACAGTCCATAATTTCTAATCAATGCAACTTACTTTTAATAATCTTAATCAAGTTTGGTCTTATGTATTAACAGAAACCCTGAAACGCTTAGGTTTAAATTGCGCTGTAATATGTCCTGGTTCTCGTTCTACACCATTAACATTGGCTTTTGTCGAACAAATACCAGATATTGAAGCTATTCCGATTTTAGATGAACGTTCAGCGGCTTTTTTTGCCTTGGGACAAGCAAAAGCAACGGGAAAACCTGTCGTTCTAGTTTGTACTTCGGGAACTGCGGGAGCAAATTTTTATCCAGCGGTAATTGAAGCTAGGGAAAGTCGCATACCTTTATTAATATTAACCACTGATAGACCAGCAGAATTACGAGATTGTCATTCTGGCCAAACTATTGATCAAGTAAAATTATACGGTAATTATCCCAATTGGCAAGGGGAGTTAGCGACACCTTCTCTCGATATGGGAATGTTAGGTTATCTCAGACAAACGGTAATTCACGCTTGGGAACGTTGTCAATTTCCCAATTTCGGCGCAGTACATTTAAATATACCTTTTCGTGACCCTCTCGCGCCCATTCCTGATGGTACAAATTTCACCTTAGATGTGGAAGACTTCTTTTCAGGAATAGTTTCCACCCCATTACCCATTACCAATTACCAATTACCAATTACCTCTTGCCAAAAAGGGATTATTATTGCTGGGGTAGCTCAACCACAAGATCCTCAAGAATATTGTAGAGCGATCGCACAACTAAGCCAATCTCTCCAATGGCCTGTTTTAGCTGAAGGACTTTCCCCTGTGAGAAATTACTCACACTTAAATCCCTGTATAATTTCCACCTACGATATTATTCTCAGAAATCAGCAATTTGCCCAAGAATTAACCCCAGAAATAGTAATTCAAATTGGCGAAATGCCCACAAGTAAAGTATTACGCAATTGGTTAATTTCTACTAAACCTCAACGTCTAATCATTGACAAGTGTGATCAAAATTTAGATCCTTTACATGGAAAGACCACGCATTTAAGGATGTCAGTCACAGAAATTGGAAAATTGGAACTGGGGGAATTACCAAAAAATGAGTATTTACAAAAATGGTGTACAGCAGAAAAGAAAGTGAGAAAAAATATTGATGATAATTTTGATAAGATGGATGAATTAATTGAAAGTAAAGCTGCTTGGTTAATTTCCCAAACTTTGCCACCAGCCACACCGCTATTTATTGCCAATAGTATGCCAGTGCGAGATATGGAATTTTTCTGGAAACCCAATCATTTAAAAATTAAACCTTATTTTAATCGCGGTGCAAATGGCATTGATGGTACACTTTCCACCGCTTTAGGCATAGCACATAATCAACAAAGTAGTGTGATGTTAACAGGAGATTTATCCCTGTTACATGATACGAACGGTTTTTTAATTAGCAATAAATTTATCGGGCATTTAACAATTATCTTAATTAATAACAATGGTGGAGGTATTTTTGAAATGTTACCCATTGCCAAATTCAATCCTCCCTTTGAAGAGTTTTTTGCCACTCCCCAAAATATTGATTTCTCTCAATTATGCGCTACTTACAATGTACAACATAAATTAATTAGTTCTTGGAAAGAATTGCAAAATCAATTAAGGCAATTGCCAAAAACGGCAATTAGGGTTTTAGAGATAAGAACAAACAGGAAAAAAGATGTGATGTGGAGAAAAGAGCATTTAGAGAAATTTAGTAATTGGTAATTGGTAATTTTCTTCTTCTTGACTCCTAACTCCTAACTCGGTGACTCCTAACTCGGTGACTCCTAACTCCTAACTCCTGACTCGGTGACTCGGTGACTCCTAACTGTTTCCATAATTTTTCCACAAGTGCCACAGATAAAGATTAAACTAAAAACTCTTATACAGCAAAACCTGTCAACCAAAATCAAGTAATTATGTCCAAGGTTCTTGTCTCCGACCCAATTGACCAAGTAGGTATTGATATTCTTTCCCAAGTGGCTACAGTTGATGTCAAAACCAGCCTCAAGCCAGATGAACTCAAAGCCATTATTGGTGAGTATGATGCGCTGATGATCCGTTCTGGAACTCGCGTTACTCAAGAAATTATAGAAGCTGGCACAAAATTAAAAATTATTGGCCGGGCCGGTGTGGGTGTGGATAACGTTGATGTTCCCGCAGCTACACGCAAAGGGATTGTCGTCGTCAATTCCCCAGAAGGTAATACCATTGCCGCAGCCGAACACGCTTTAGCCATGATGTTATCCTTATCTCGTCATGTTCCTGATGCTAACGCTTCAGTTAAACGTGGTGAGTGGGATCGGAAATCATTTGTTGGTTCGGAAGTATACAAAAAAACCCTCGGCGTTGTCGGGTTAGGAAAAATTGGTTCTCATGTTGCCAGTGTAGCTAAGGCTATGGGGATGAAACTCCTCGCTTATGATCCATTTATCTCCGTAGAAAGAGCGGAACAACTGGGTTGTCAATTGGTGGATTTAAATTTGCTATTCCAGCAAGCCGACTATATCACCTTGCACATTCCCAAAACTACGGAAACTGCTAACTTAATCAACGCTAAAACTTTGGCGTTAATGAAACCTACCACCAGAATTATTAACTGCGCTCGTGGTGGCATTATTGATGAAGTAGCTTTAGCAGAAGCAATTAAAAATGGTGTAATTGCGGGTGCGGCGTTGGATGTGTTCGATTCCGAACCATTAGGAGAATCGGAATTGCGATCGCTCGGCAAAGAAGTAATCCTTACACCTCACCTCGGTGCTTCTACTGCTGAAGCCCAAGTTAACGTCGCCATAGATGTAGCTGAACAAATTCGGGATGTATTATTAGGACTACCTGCTCGTTCCGCTGTGAATATTCCCGGACTTGGACCTGATATACTAGAAGAACTCAAGCCCTATATGGAATTAGCGGAAACCTTAGGGAACTTAGTTGGTCAACTTACTGGCGGTAGAGTCGAGACACTTAATGTTACACTGCAAGGAGAACTGGCAACTAATAAAAGTCAGCCTTTAGTGATAGCCGCTCTCAAAGGACTACTTTACCAGGCATTGCGAGAACGGGTAAATTATGTCAACGCTACCATAGAAGCCAAAGAGCGGGGCATTCGAGTTATTGAGACACGGGACGCTTCGGCGCGGGATTATGCTGGTTCATTGCATCTACAAGCTACAGGGACTTTAGGTACACATTCTGTTACAGGTGCGTTATTGGGTGATAAGGAAATTCACTTAACGGACGTTGACGGTTTCCCCATCAATGTCCCCCCCAGTAAATATATGGTGTTTACCCGACACCGTGATATGCCTGGTATTATTGGTAAACTCGGTTCTCTCCTCGGCAGCTTTAATGTCAATATTGCCAGTATGCAGGTAGGCCGGAAAATCGTTCGTGGTGACGCTGTTATGGCTCTCAGCATTGATGATCCTTTACCAGATGGTATTTTAGCGGAAATTAAAAAAGTAGACGGCATTCGAGACGCGTATACGGTGACACTTTGATTCTGAACTATGATTCTCGTGATTTATTTGATGAAGATGTCTGAACTGTGATTCTCGTGATTTATTTGATGGAGATGATTAGATAATTATGCAAATCATCTTCATCATAAAAATCAAATAAATCATAGTTCAGACAGCGATTTATTTGATGAAGATGTCTGAACTGTGATTCTCGTGATTTATTTGATGGAGATGATTAGATAATTATGCAAATCATCTTCATCATAAAAATCAAATAAATCATAGTTCAGACAGCGATTTATTTGATGAAGATGTCTGAACTGTGATTCTCGTGATTTATTTGATGAAGATGATTAGATAATTATGCAAATCATCTTCATCATAAAAATCAAATAAATCATAGTTCAGACGAAGATTTATTTGATGAAGATGTCTGAACTGTGATTCTCGTGATTTATTTGATGAAGATGATTAAATAATTACGCAAATCATCTTCATCATAAAAATCAAATAAATCATAGTTCAGACGACGATTTATTTGATGAAGATGTCTGAACTGTGATTCTCGTGATTTATTTGATGAAGATGATTAGATAATTACGCAAATCATCTTCATCATAAAAATCAAATAAATCATAGTTCAGACGAAGATTTATTTGATGAAGATGTCTGAACTGTGATTCTCGTGATTTATTTGATGAAGATGATTAGATAATTACGCAAATCATCTTCATCATAAAAATCAAATAAATCATAGTTCAGACGAAGATTTATTTGATGAAGATGTCTGAACTGTGATTCTCGTGATTTATTTGATGAAGATGATTAAATAATTACGCAAATCATCTTCATCATAAAAATCAAATAAATCATAGTTCAGACGACGATTTATTTAATGAAGATGTCTGAACTGTGATTCTCGTGATTTATTTGATGAAGATGATTAGATAATTACGCAAATCATCTTCATCATAAAAATCAAATAAATCATAGTTCAGACGAAGATTTATTTGATGAAGATGTCTGAACTGTGATTCTCGTGATTTATTTGATGAAGATGATTAAATAATTACGCAAATCATCTTCATCATAAAAATCAAATAAATCATAGTTCAGACGACGATTTATTTAATGAAGATGTCTGAACTGTGATTCTCGTGATTTATTTGATGAAGATGATTA
The window above is part of the Dolichospermum sp. DET69 genome. Proteins encoded here:
- a CDS encoding ABC transporter ATP-binding protein, which gives rise to MNNYQTEAIKVSNLHKHYGKLAAVKGINFTVYKGEMFGLIGPDGAGKTTSFHILGGVMEATAGEVLVYGQPARDARLITGYLTQQFSLYLDLSIDENLRYAGGLRQVPDDLLWERRHKYLTLMSLEQFGDSLAGELSGGMKQKLALCCALVSQPQVLLLDEPTTGVDPVSRREFWDVLAELSAQGMTIVVATPYLDEAERCHRVALMYSGQIHEIGTPAALRANLGLHRLEVKTANLEMSEQILLQNLHTNIVDVQTFGDRLDVLVEDITIGENQVNELLKPHHPTIEHGEPTLENVFVTRLRQQGSAPPFLQFPRSRGGNKNKELENEINRETNSSQLPITNYQLPSSQIAIYAKNLHRAFGKFQAVKSVNIEVRYGEIFGLLGANGAGKTTTIKMLCGLLAASGGEISLGGETGNLRSAELRKRIGYMSQKFTLYDDLTILQNLEFYSGVYSVPRKLRQEKIDWVISTCGLEGQENMLTGQLPGGWKQRVAFGASVMHEPDILFLDEPTSGVDPLARRQFWKLINDFARNGTAILVTTHYLEEAEQCNRMSFMVAGEIAAEGSSSYIKSSQPGKLIEIIVNQNQAASKLLKQQFDAWRVSIFANSLHIVLDNPETEIPQVIQLLESANFIVQSIRPIPFSLEDAFIGIVQRVGNN
- a CDS encoding ABC transporter permease, translated to MKRIISQCIKELSQFRRDKLTLALAFLLPFMTLLIFGFATRLESKDIPLVVQDFDRTNLSSSYIEKLYATNQFIPKEWSGGNPARDAIDRGIAKVAVIIPPEFSRDIKAHKPTTVQVLIDATDVNNARVIRGSIQRVTNFFMQTEGLLPATKRITARIRLWFNPGRLESLYIVPGVYGVILWIFPSLLTAIAMVREKEKGTILQVYASSISATELLLGKGMAYLLIAITEALIVIGLGSIIFKVYLVNNPITLLLGTLIFLIDSVMFGLLVGVRSNNQNSAVQIISLVGFITSLLLSGFIYPLNNIPFPLSLVTNVVPARYYINITRDAFLRGTGWTGVWFDFLMLTVLGWIFFNVSRRILSKMQISQ
- the menD gene encoding 2-succinyl-5-enolpyruvyl-6-hydroxy-3-cyclohexene-1-carboxylic-acid synthase is translated as MQLTFNNLNQVWSYVLTETLKRLGLNCAVICPGSRSTPLTLAFVEQIPDIEAIPILDERSAAFFALGQAKATGKPVVLVCTSGTAGANFYPAVIEARESRIPLLILTTDRPAELRDCHSGQTIDQVKLYGNYPNWQGELATPSLDMGMLGYLRQTVIHAWERCQFPNFGAVHLNIPFRDPLAPIPDGTNFTLDVEDFFSGIVSTPLPITNYQLPITSCQKGIIIAGVAQPQDPQEYCRAIAQLSQSLQWPVLAEGLSPVRNYSHLNPCIISTYDIILRNQQFAQELTPEIVIQIGEMPTSKVLRNWLISTKPQRLIIDKCDQNLDPLHGKTTHLRMSVTEIGKLELGELPKNEYLQKWCTAEKKVRKNIDDNFDKMDELIESKAAWLISQTLPPATPLFIANSMPVRDMEFFWKPNHLKIKPYFNRGANGIDGTLSTALGIAHNQQSSVMLTGDLSLLHDTNGFLISNKFIGHLTIILINNNGGGIFEMLPIAKFNPPFEEFFATPQNIDFSQLCATYNVQHKLISSWKELQNQLRQLPKTAIRVLEIRTNRKKDVMWRKEHLEKFSNW
- the folB gene encoding dihydroneopterin aldolase, with amino-acid sequence MDCIHLTGIRGYGYTGFLPEEQVLGQWFEVDVKLWLDLSGPAKTDNIEDTIDYRRIISLVQNLLKTSKFALVERLAGAIADSILEDSDSINQVQVILTKPAAPIPDFSGKISIELTRTKV